In Massilia sp. METH4, the genomic window ATCGGCAGGCGGTTCACAGCGGAAATGTAGGCGTCCAGGTTACCCAGGTTGCCGCTGAACCCGAGTCCCAGTGCACTGCTGCCGGTCGGAACCAGGGCGGAAGGTGCGGACATCATATTCATTTTCATTCCTCGCTTGAAGGGTATTGCATGGTCACGCCGCGGGATTGCGGCACGACGTTTGCTTACAGCATGCAGTGTCGAACTTAATCCGGTCTTAACCACTGACAAGTGTTCTGTGTCAAGATTTTTACAGTTCAACGTTGCGTTTGAACATATATTAGCACTCTCCATCGGCGAGTGCCAATCACCCCAATTCTATGGCTCCGATAGCCTAATTACTATGGCTCGATACTAACCGTTAGCCCTGGGACACGGCTCGCCCGCCAGTTGTTACTGGCCAGAATTTGAGCTGGATCAAAGGATTTAGAACAAGATTATCGGTGGGGCATGCGGCGCTCTGTGCGTGAACGCACGATCGTTCGGGCAGGCATGTAGGAGTGCAGCCAACGATTTTGTACGCCGGCAGGAGGGTGTGAACAAACAGATAAGGGCGGCGCGCCGGATTGCAAGGGCGCGCCGCTCGGAAAAAGCTCAGTTCAGGCGCTTGAGCTGCCGGCGTACCGACAGCGCGGCACCCATCAGGCCGAGCCCGGCGGACAGCGCCAGCAACAGCGCCATCGCCGTCGGGGCGAGCGGGGCCAGTTGGAACTCCGAGGCATACAGCCGCGCGAACTCGGCGATCGCTTCGTTCAGCGGCCGCAGCGACAGGGCCACGGCGCCCAGTGCGACGGCGCCGGCGCACAGCCCCAGCAGGGCTCCCGTGTAGTAGAACGGCCGCTGGATGTACGTATCGGTGGCGCCGATCAGCCGCGAGACGAGGATTTCCTCGCGCTGCGTGAGCACCTGCAAGCGGATCGTATTGAACACGACCGCCACCACGACGGTGCCCAGCGTGGCCGCCAGCAGCAGTAGGCCCACGCGCAGCACGCCGAGCAGCGCACCCAGCCGCTTCACCCATTCCGAGTCGACCTGCACGGATTCCACGCCGGGAATCGCGCGGAGGCGCTCGGCGATCTCGTCCACGTGGGCGCTTTCGGCCGCGCTCTGGAAGGCGTTCAGCCGCACGATATAGCTGTCCGGCAGCGGGTTCTCGCCCAGCGTGTCGATCACGCCTGCCACGCCATTCTTTTCCTGCAAGTCCTCGAGCGCCGTTTCGCGCGGCACGAACACGATTTTCGCGTCCTTCGCCACGGCGCGCAGCGAGCCGGCCATGCCTTGCGTGTGTTCGCGCGGCAGGTCTTGCTTCAGGAATACGGAAAGCTCGGGGTCGACGGCCAACTGTTCCGACATCGGCCGGATATTGTCCAGCACCGTCACGCCCGCGAACGGCAGGGCCAGCGCGATCGCCACTACCAATATATTGAAGAAGAAGGATCCGGGCGCACGGCGCAAGTGCACCAGCGCCGAGCCCAGCGCATAACCATGCTGACGCAGCCACGCGCTCATGCGGCCTCCGTCATCAGTTCACCCTGCTTCAGGTGGATCACGCGGCTGGCGCTGTCCAGCACCAGTTCGTCGTGGGTGGAAATCAGGCACGTCACGCCCGCCTTGTTGAAGGCGCGCAGCGCGTCGAACACCTTGTTGGCGCTGGCGCGGTCCAGGTTCGCCGTCGGTTCGTCCGCCAGGATGATCTGCGGGCGGTTGACGATCGCGCGGGCGATCGACACGCGCTGCTGCTCGCCGCCGGACAGCGCGAGCGGGCTGGCGGACGCGCGCTCGAGCAGGCCCACCTTGTCCAGCGCCGCGCGGGCGCGTTCTTCCGCCTGGCCGCGCGGCAGGCCGGTAACGAGCATCGGCATCATCACATTGGCCAGCACGGTGCGGTCGGTCAGCAGCCGCTGCTGCTGGAAGATCAGCCCGAGGTTACGGCGCAGGAACGGTACGCCCGCGCTCTTCAGCCGGCCGATATCGGTGCCGTTCACGGTCACCTTGCCGGACGTGGGTCTCTCCATCGCCGCAATCAGCTTGAGCAGCGTGGACTTGCCGGCACCGGACGGGCCCGCCAGATAGACGAGCTCGCCCTTCGCGATGGTCAGCGTGACCCCGCGCAGGGCGGTGGTGTCGGACGTGTATTGTTTGGTGACGTTGGCGAATTCGATCATGGCCGCTGTTCAGCCTCAAGCGAGCAGGGCTTCGACGAATTCCTCGGCGTCGAACGGTTGCAGGTCTTCGATCTTTTCGCCGATGCCGATGAAGTACACCGGTACCGGGCGCACACGCGCGATCGCGGCCAGCACGCCACCCTTGGCAGTACCGTCGAGCTTGGTGATGATCAGGCCGGAAAGTTGCAAGGCATCGTCGAAGGCCTTCACCTGCGTCAGCGCGTTCTGCCCCGTGTTGCCGTCGATGACGAGCAGCGTTTCATGCGGCGCGCCATCCATGCCCTTGCCGATCACGCGCTTGATCTTCTGCAGCTCGTTCATCAGGTGCAGCTGGGTGGGCAGGCGGCCGGCCGTGTCGATCATCACCACATTGGTGCCTTTCGCCTTGCCGGACTGCACCGCGTCGTACGACACGGCGGCCGGATCGCCCGATTCCTGGGAGATCACCGTCACGTTGTTGCGCTGGCCCCAGATCATCAGCTGTTCGCGGGCGGCGGCGCGGAACGTGTCGCCGGCGGCCAGCAGCACGGATTGGCCGTGCGCCTGCATGTGCTTGGCAAGCTTGCCGATCGTGGTGGTCTTGCCGGCGCCATTGACGCCGGAAATCATCATCACGGTAGGTTGGTGGCGGCCCAGCACGAAGGGTTTCTCGAGCGGGCGCAGGAGGTCGATCATCAATTCCTTGAGCGCCGTCTTCACGTCCGCCGCGTCGGTCAGCTTGTCGTCCTTGACCTTGCGCTTCAAGGCATCGAGCAGGTAGCTGGTGGCTTCGATGCCGGCGTCGGACATCAGGAGCGCCGCTTCCAGCTCGTCGTACAGGTCGTCGTCGATGCGCGCGCCGACGAACAGCAGCGACAGGTTCGCCGATGTTTTCGACAGCCCGGCTTTCAGCCGGCTCATCCAGGATTGTTTTGGTTCCGGGCGCGGCGCCGTCTCGACTTCGAAAGCGAGCGGCTCGGCGGCCTGGTTCTCGGGGGCCACGGCGGGGGTGGCTGATGCCACGACGGCCTGCTCGGCAGGCGCGGCAGGCGGCACGTCGGGCGTGACGGTTTTTTTCTTGAAGAAGCTGAACATGTGTCGTGGAGGATGCGGCCCAGGCAGGCTCACCAGGGCCGGTAACACGCTAAGAATGGTTTCTTGCGCCCGCTATTCTACCAGAGCGGTCCCCCGAACCTTGGGAAGTGCTAATTTATTCAGGGCGGCGATCTTGGCCCTGAGAAAACGCGCCCAGCTGCGGCACAAATGGCCCGCCATATCGGCG contains:
- the ftsY gene encoding signal recognition particle-docking protein FtsY, encoding MFSFFKKKTVTPDVPPAAPAEQAVVASATPAVAPENQAAEPLAFEVETAPRPEPKQSWMSRLKAGLSKTSANLSLLFVGARIDDDLYDELEAALLMSDAGIEATSYLLDALKRKVKDDKLTDAADVKTALKELMIDLLRPLEKPFVLGRHQPTVMMISGVNGAGKTTTIGKLAKHMQAHGQSVLLAAGDTFRAAAREQLMIWGQRNNVTVISQESGDPAAVSYDAVQSGKAKGTNVVMIDTAGRLPTQLHLMNELQKIKRVIGKGMDGAPHETLLVIDGNTGQNALTQVKAFDDALQLSGLIITKLDGTAKGGVLAAIARVRPVPVYFIGIGEKIEDLQPFDAEEFVEALLA
- the ftsX gene encoding permease-like cell division protein FtsX, with the protein product MSAWLRQHGYALGSALVHLRRAPGSFFFNILVVAIALALPFAGVTVLDNIRPMSEQLAVDPELSVFLKQDLPREHTQGMAGSLRAVAKDAKIVFVPRETALEDLQEKNGVAGVIDTLGENPLPDSYIVRLNAFQSAAESAHVDEIAERLRAIPGVESVQVDSEWVKRLGALLGVLRVGLLLLAATLGTVVVAVVFNTIRLQVLTQREEILVSRLIGATDTYIQRPFYYTGALLGLCAGAVALGAVALSLRPLNEAIAEFARLYASEFQLAPLAPTAMALLLALSAGLGLMGAALSVRRQLKRLN
- a CDS encoding ATP-binding cassette domain-containing protein; translation: MIEFANVTKQYTSDTTALRGVTLTIAKGELVYLAGPSGAGKSTLLKLIAAMERPTSGKVTVNGTDIGRLKSAGVPFLRRNLGLIFQQQRLLTDRTVLANVMMPMLVTGLPRGQAEERARAALDKVGLLERASASPLALSGGEQQRVSIARAIVNRPQIILADEPTANLDRASANKVFDALRAFNKAGVTCLISTHDELVLDSASRVIHLKQGELMTEAA